The following proteins are co-located in the Streptomyces bottropensis ATCC 25435 genome:
- a CDS encoding glycoside hydrolase family 27 protein, whose amino-acid sequence MVPLHKRILRLIAATALTLTACVTASVGTPAQAAPGSPALTPPLGWNSWNSFGCGITEAQVRQAADAMVSSGMKDAGYQYVVVDDCWFNPQRDSAGNLRANPTTFPSGMKALGDYIHGKGLKFGIYQAPNERTCAQGVGTYPGSTGSKGHEAQDAATFASWGVDYLKYDWCSGSGTLNEQIAQFTIMRDALRATGRPIIYSINPNSFHSPTGATYDWGQVADLWRTTEDLLDIWQNGNTNSYPMGVGNVLDITAPLAAQSGPGNWNDPDMLVVGRPGLSLTESRSHFALWALLSAPLIAGNDIRTMSSDVSAILRNPRLLAVNQDPLGAGGRRVRDDGDTEVFAKPLSDGSVAVGLFNRRNSTATLTSTAAQLGLTGGSFTLTDLWTGATSNTSGQISVSVPAHGVAVFKMTGGSPVASTTARLRGTGSGRCLDVDRASTAAGSTALIWDCHTAANQLWTTWAGGEIRVYGDKCLDAYNQGTTNGTRVIIWSCNGQNNQKWTTQADGSIRNVHAGLCLDAQQGGTANGTPAVLWTCNGQNNQKWTTLR is encoded by the coding sequence ATGGTTCCCCTGCACAAACGAATACTGCGTCTCATCGCGGCCACCGCCCTGACGCTCACCGCCTGCGTCACCGCCTCCGTCGGCACGCCCGCCCAGGCCGCGCCGGGCAGCCCCGCGCTCACCCCGCCGCTGGGCTGGAACAGCTGGAACAGCTTCGGATGCGGGATCACCGAGGCTCAGGTCCGCCAGGCCGCCGACGCGATGGTGTCCTCGGGGATGAAGGACGCGGGTTACCAGTACGTCGTCGTCGACGACTGCTGGTTCAACCCACAGCGTGACAGCGCGGGCAACCTCCGGGCCAACCCGACCACCTTCCCCAGCGGCATGAAGGCGCTCGGCGACTACATCCACGGCAAGGGCCTGAAGTTCGGCATCTACCAGGCACCCAACGAGCGCACGTGCGCCCAGGGCGTGGGCACCTATCCCGGCTCCACCGGCAGCAAGGGCCACGAGGCCCAGGACGCCGCCACGTTCGCCTCGTGGGGCGTGGACTACCTCAAGTACGACTGGTGCTCCGGCAGCGGCACCCTCAACGAACAGATCGCCCAGTTCACCATCATGCGCGACGCCCTGCGCGCCACCGGCCGCCCGATCATCTACAGCATCAACCCCAACAGCTTCCACTCCCCCACCGGCGCCACCTACGACTGGGGCCAGGTGGCCGACCTGTGGCGGACGACCGAGGACCTGCTCGACATCTGGCAGAACGGCAACACCAACAGCTACCCCATGGGCGTGGGCAACGTCCTGGACATCACCGCACCGCTGGCCGCGCAGTCGGGTCCGGGCAACTGGAACGACCCCGACATGCTGGTCGTCGGCCGTCCCGGTCTGTCGCTGACCGAGTCCCGCTCCCACTTCGCCCTGTGGGCGCTGCTCTCGGCCCCCCTCATCGCGGGCAACGACATCCGCACCATGTCCAGTGACGTGAGCGCGATCCTGCGCAACCCCCGTCTGCTCGCGGTGAACCAGGATCCGCTGGGCGCGGGCGGACGCAGGGTGCGCGACGACGGAGACACCGAGGTGTTCGCCAAGCCCCTGTCCGACGGCTCGGTCGCGGTGGGTCTGTTCAACCGGCGGAACAGCACCGCGACCCTCACCTCCACGGCCGCGCAACTCGGCCTCACCGGCGGATCGTTCACCCTCACCGACCTGTGGACCGGTGCTACGTCGAACACCTCGGGCCAGATCTCCGTGAGCGTTCCGGCGCATGGTGTGGCCGTGTTCAAGATGACCGGCGGCAGCCCCGTGGCCTCCACCACCGCACGCCTGCGCGGTACCGGCTCCGGCCGCTGCCTGGACGTGGACCGCGCCTCCACCGCGGCCGGGTCGACGGCGCTGATCTGGGACTGCCACACCGCCGCCAACCAGCTCTGGACCACCTGGGCCGGAGGCGAGATCCGCGTCTACGGCGACAAGTGCCTGGACGCCTACAACCAGGGCACCACCAACGGCACACGCGTCATCATCTGGTCCTGCAACGGCCAGAACAACCAGAAGTGGACGACGCAGGCCGACGGGTCGATCCGCAACGTCCACGCCGGACTGTGCCTGGACGCCCAGCAGGGGGGAACCGCCAACGGAACCCCGGCCGTCCTGTGGACCTGTAACGGCCAGAACAACCAGAAGTGGACCACTCTCCGGTAG
- a CDS encoding RICIN domain-containing protein, whose protein sequence is MRSSSAPHLDQVSFASASVRIGAPVPAETGTTDTYAVVNQFSGKCLGVANVSTADGAAVQPRTGSGASPARTDLTHATPRQGTAGSAVAVVRLRAQKFRSADQSVPLTCPYPKLIFCRSYVQ, encoded by the coding sequence ATGCGGTCCAGCTCCGCGCCCCATCTCGACCAGGTCTCCTTCGCGTCGGCGAGCGTGCGCATCGGCGCCCCGGTACCAGCAGAGACCGGCACGACCGACACCTACGCCGTCGTCAACCAGTTCAGCGGCAAGTGCCTGGGCGTCGCGAACGTCTCCACGGCCGACGGCGCCGCTGTCCAGCCAAGAACCGGATCTGGCGCCTCTCCGGCGAGGACTGACCTGACCCACGCCACCCCTCGCCAGGGGACCGCGGGCTCCGCAGTCGCCGTGGTTCGCTTGCGCGCACAGAAATTTCGCAGCGCAGATCAGTCGGTCCCATTGACGTGCCCTTACCCGAAACTTATCTTCTGTCGAAGTTACGTACAGTGA
- a CDS encoding glycoside hydrolase family 43 protein has protein sequence MARLISRLAAILVAACLLFTSQALTAPERAAAADPGYLMVHFTGEGSAKQQMYLSHSTDGVHWNDLNGGGMVLRSPVGTKGVRDPALVRSPDGSKYWIIATDLCIDCGQTWSQSINNGSRNLVVWESSDLVTWSQPWLLNVAGAIPDGRNAWAPEAIWNPETDDYVLYWATNVPLNGVTKHRIYYARTTDFRTITTPQTYIERPGTQEIIDTQIIEVPSGVGDYRYVRASGDGQITLEGSNSILGTWTNLGNLSGIGLTGSMVEGPMWMKFNGTNKWGLYLDQYATSGGYMPVLTTDPSNPAAYQKQTSSSYNMGGTKKRHGWILNLTAAEESRVLARWPNTAINRLQSYNFQDRYVRHTNFDVRIDPTVSPVDDSQFRMRTGLAGTGTVSFESVNFPGHFLRHSGFDFQLAYYDGTSGFAADATFRQVAGLADATWSSFQSYNYPDRYIRHYAYQLRLDPITTATGRSDATFRVTS, from the coding sequence ATGGCCAGGCTCATCAGCCGGCTGGCGGCGATATTGGTCGCCGCCTGTCTACTCTTCACCTCCCAAGCCCTGACCGCACCCGAACGGGCCGCCGCCGCCGACCCGGGTTACCTGATGGTGCACTTCACGGGGGAGGGGTCGGCCAAGCAGCAGATGTACCTCTCGCACAGTACGGACGGGGTGCACTGGAACGACCTCAACGGCGGGGGCATGGTCCTGCGCTCCCCGGTCGGCACGAAGGGGGTGCGCGACCCCGCGCTGGTGAGATCCCCCGACGGCAGCAAGTACTGGATCATCGCGACCGACCTGTGCATCGACTGCGGGCAGACGTGGAGCCAGTCCATCAACAACGGCAGCCGTAACCTCGTGGTGTGGGAGTCGAGCGACCTGGTCACCTGGTCCCAGCCGTGGCTGCTCAACGTCGCCGGAGCCATCCCCGACGGACGCAACGCGTGGGCACCGGAGGCGATCTGGAACCCCGAGACCGACGACTACGTCCTGTACTGGGCGACCAACGTGCCCCTCAACGGCGTGACGAAGCACCGCATCTACTACGCCCGCACCACGGACTTCCGTACCATCACCACCCCGCAGACCTACATCGAGCGTCCCGGCACCCAGGAGATCATCGACACCCAGATCATCGAGGTGCCCTCGGGTGTCGGCGACTACCGCTACGTGCGAGCCTCCGGCGACGGCCAGATCACCCTCGAAGGCAGCAACTCGATCCTGGGGACCTGGACCAACCTCGGCAACCTCTCCGGCATCGGCCTCACCGGGTCCATGGTGGAGGGCCCGATGTGGATGAAGTTCAACGGCACCAACAAGTGGGGCCTCTACCTCGACCAGTACGCCACCAGCGGCGGCTACATGCCGGTCCTGACGACCGACCCCTCCAACCCCGCCGCGTACCAGAAGCAGACGTCGAGCAGCTACAACATGGGCGGCACGAAGAAGCGCCACGGCTGGATCCTGAACCTGACGGCCGCCGAGGAGAGTCGCGTGCTGGCACGCTGGCCCAACACCGCGATCAACCGTCTCCAGTCGTACAACTTCCAGGACCGGTACGTGCGTCACACCAACTTCGACGTGCGCATCGACCCGACCGTCAGCCCCGTCGACGACTCCCAGTTCCGGATGCGAACAGGCCTGGCGGGCACCGGTACCGTCTCCTTCGAGTCGGTGAACTTCCCCGGTCACTTCCTGCGGCATTCGGGATTCGACTTCCAGCTGGCCTACTACGACGGCACGAGCGGGTTCGCCGCGGACGCCACCTTCCGCCAGGTCGCCGGGCTCGCCGACGCGACATGGTCGTCGTTCCAGTCATACAACTATCCCGACCGGTACATCCGCCACTACGCGTACCAACTCAGGCTCGACCCGATCACCACCGCCACGGGGCGCAGCGACGCCACCTTCCGCGTGACGAGCTGA
- a CDS encoding S8 family serine peptidase encodes MNAPYPNGSQRFLSKPKMPKLDNGLPSIVYAQASPRSIGGTSLFETGAVTARTAQAVQSEPRVVEQAAQQLRDAGFTVFRDAERGRGGAGELAREATLNISGPPDLYERAFRCSLESQERPVLKEHQREDLATFVECPQTEMPGLIDTADTDFSNVLEGVALEEPRYFFATAMAPTTDYWHLDVPGDVSLGCNADKVHRAGVTGKNIKVVMTDSGHFRHPFFSARGYRVRPVELGPGATAPTDDESGHGTAESANIFAVAPDVDFTMVKMSFFNTIGAFNRAVTLNPQVISNSWGSSTRRPSEFSAADQALAAAIAVAVAGGIIVVFSAGNGHFGFPGQHPDVISAGGVFMSPDGALRASDYSSGFPSEIFPGRNVPDLCGLVGMRPKAAYIMLPVQPNDDIDRGLAGNNHPDGDETLADDGWAAISGTSAAAPQLAGVCALVKEAAPQLNPAQVRDVLRRTARDVAAGRCSVQDGMGHFAVPGPDLATGTGLVDAHAAVTAARQL; translated from the coding sequence ATGAACGCGCCCTACCCGAACGGCAGCCAGAGGTTCCTCAGCAAGCCGAAGATGCCGAAGCTCGACAACGGCCTGCCCAGCATCGTCTACGCACAGGCCTCACCCCGTTCGATCGGAGGCACCTCGCTCTTCGAGACCGGTGCCGTCACCGCGCGAACGGCCCAGGCGGTCCAGTCCGAGCCCCGCGTGGTGGAGCAGGCAGCGCAGCAACTGCGTGACGCCGGGTTCACGGTGTTCCGCGACGCCGAGCGTGGCCGAGGCGGCGCCGGCGAACTCGCGCGGGAGGCGACGCTCAACATCTCCGGTCCTCCCGACCTCTACGAGCGTGCCTTCCGCTGCTCGCTGGAGTCCCAGGAGCGGCCGGTGCTCAAGGAGCACCAGAGGGAGGATCTCGCCACGTTCGTGGAATGCCCGCAGACCGAGATGCCCGGTCTCATCGACACGGCCGACACCGACTTCTCGAACGTCCTGGAGGGCGTCGCCCTGGAGGAGCCCCGCTACTTCTTCGCCACCGCGATGGCGCCGACCACGGATTACTGGCACCTGGACGTCCCGGGCGACGTCTCGCTCGGCTGCAACGCCGACAAGGTGCACCGCGCCGGCGTCACCGGCAAGAACATCAAAGTCGTCATGACCGACTCGGGCCACTTCCGGCACCCGTTCTTCTCGGCGCGCGGCTACCGGGTGCGACCCGTGGAGCTGGGGCCGGGTGCCACCGCGCCGACCGACGACGAGAGCGGGCACGGGACCGCCGAATCCGCGAACATCTTCGCCGTCGCGCCCGACGTGGACTTCACGATGGTCAAGATGAGCTTCTTCAACACCATCGGGGCGTTCAACAGAGCCGTCACGCTGAACCCGCAGGTCATCAGTAACAGCTGGGGGTCGAGCACGCGGCGTCCCAGTGAGTTCAGCGCGGCGGACCAGGCGCTGGCCGCAGCGATCGCCGTGGCCGTCGCCGGCGGCATCATCGTGGTGTTCTCCGCGGGCAACGGCCATTTCGGCTTCCCGGGCCAGCACCCCGACGTCATCTCCGCGGGCGGGGTCTTCATGTCCCCCGACGGGGCCCTGCGCGCGTCGGACTACTCCAGCGGATTCCCCAGCGAGATCTTCCCCGGCCGCAACGTCCCCGATCTGTGCGGTCTGGTCGGCATGCGGCCCAAGGCGGCCTACATCATGCTTCCGGTCCAGCCGAACGACGACATCGACCGCGGCCTGGCCGGGAACAACCACCCCGACGGCGACGAGACCCTGGCCGACGACGGCTGGGCGGCCATCAGCGGCACCTCCGCCGCCGCTCCCCAGCTCGCCGGTGTCTGCGCTCTGGTGAAGGAGGCCGCCCCCCAGCTGAATCCGGCCCAGGTCCGAGACGTCCTGCGCCGAACAGCCCGAGACGTGGCAGCGGGCCGTTGCTCCGTCCAGGACGGTATGGGGCACTTCGCTGTCCCCGGCCCCGACCTGGCGACCGGAACGGGACTGGTCGACGCCCACGCGGCCGTCACCGCCGCCCGTCAGCTGTAG
- a CDS encoding endonuclease/exonuclease/phosphatase family protein, with product MTPIRIATFNLENFDEPTPEVPRPLLKERIALMKPQITRLRADIACFQEVHGQERPGQPRDLLALKELLAGTNLDGASLTSTKPANDAVFDLRNLVIATHMPVIKRQQLKNDLVNEPRYQRLTADPPDAAPVAIGIERPILHAQIDIDHAAPGRLLHVINLHLKSKIPSDIPGRLIGPRHDIWSSADSWAEGSFLSSMKRMSQALEVRRLIDQILDDDPDARIIVAGDFNAEPEEVPVLAICGNVEDTNNGDLATRVLVPIEHTIPSEARYTLFHHGRGQMIDHMLVTRNLLAHYRGSEIHNEILHDDSIAFATDIKYPESDHAPVVASFDFD from the coding sequence GTGACACCGATACGGATAGCCACGTTCAACCTGGAGAACTTCGACGAGCCCACCCCGGAGGTCCCGCGGCCGTTGCTGAAGGAACGCATCGCCCTGATGAAGCCGCAGATCACGAGGCTGAGGGCGGACATCGCCTGCTTCCAGGAAGTCCACGGTCAGGAACGCCCCGGACAGCCGCGCGACCTGCTCGCGCTGAAGGAACTGCTTGCGGGCACCAACCTCGACGGCGCGTCCCTGACCAGCACCAAGCCCGCGAACGACGCGGTCTTCGACCTGCGCAACCTGGTCATCGCCACCCACATGCCGGTCATCAAGCGCCAGCAGCTCAAGAACGACCTGGTCAACGAGCCCCGCTACCAGCGGCTCACCGCCGACCCGCCCGACGCCGCGCCGGTCGCGATCGGAATCGAACGGCCCATCCTGCACGCGCAGATCGACATCGACCACGCGGCCCCCGGCCGTCTGCTCCACGTCATCAACCTGCACCTCAAATCCAAGATCCCCAGCGACATACCCGGCCGGCTGATCGGCCCCCGGCACGACATCTGGAGCAGCGCCGACAGCTGGGCCGAAGGCAGTTTCCTGTCGTCGATGAAACGAATGAGCCAGGCCCTGGAGGTCAGGCGCCTCATCGACCAGATCCTCGACGACGACCCCGACGCGCGCATCATCGTCGCCGGTGACTTCAACGCCGAGCCGGAGGAGGTGCCGGTCCTGGCCATCTGCGGCAACGTCGAGGACACCAACAACGGCGACCTCGCCACCCGCGTCCTGGTCCCCATCGAGCACACCATCCCCAGCGAGGCCCGCTACACCCTCTTCCACCACGGTCGCGGCCAGATGATCGACCACATGCTCGTCACCCGCAACCTCCTCGCCCACTACCGGGGCTCAGAGATCCACAACGAGATCCTCCACGACGACTCCATCGCCTTCGCCACCGACATCAAGTACCCCGAGTCCGACCACGCCCCCGTCGTGGCCAGCTTCGACTTCGACTGA
- a CDS encoding response regulator, whose amino-acid sequence MTGTRTFTEQDPIRVFLLDDHEVVRRGIIDLLDAEPDISVVGDADTVEHALARGPALRPHVAVLDVRLPDGDGITVCRELRNRMPELACLMLTSFDDEEALLDAIMAGASGYVLKQIRGSDLVSAVRTVAAGQSMLDPATTARLMRSLRADPAETPAVAPELASLTPRERDILALIGDGLTNREIGKKLYLSEKTVKNHISRLLAKLGVQRRVQAAVLASHLERPDTGDATG is encoded by the coding sequence ATGACCGGAACACGCACCTTCACGGAGCAGGATCCGATCCGTGTCTTCCTGCTGGACGACCACGAGGTCGTACGCCGCGGCATCATCGACCTGCTCGACGCCGAACCGGACATCTCCGTGGTCGGCGACGCGGACACCGTGGAGCACGCCCTGGCCCGTGGCCCGGCCCTGCGCCCCCACGTCGCCGTCCTCGACGTGCGTCTCCCGGACGGGGACGGCATCACGGTCTGCAGGGAGCTGCGCAACCGGATGCCGGAGCTGGCCTGTCTGATGCTGACCTCGTTCGACGACGAGGAGGCCCTCCTCGACGCCATCATGGCGGGCGCCTCGGGGTACGTACTGAAGCAGATCAGGGGCTCCGACCTGGTCTCGGCGGTGCGCACGGTCGCCGCCGGCCAGTCCATGCTGGACCCCGCGACCACGGCCCGTCTGATGCGCTCCCTGCGCGCCGACCCCGCCGAGACACCCGCGGTCGCCCCCGAGCTGGCGAGCCTGACCCCCCGCGAGCGCGACATCCTCGCCCTCATCGGCGACGGCCTGACCAACCGCGAGATCGGCAAGAAGCTCTACCTGTCGGAGAAGACCGTCAAGAACCACATCTCGCGCCTCCTGGCCAAACTCGGCGTCCAGCGCCGCGTCCAGGCCGCGGTCCTGGCCTCCCATCTGGAACGCCCGGACACCGGCGACGCCACGGGGTGA
- a CDS encoding CBS domain-containing protein, producing the protein MNGTPHTVSDVMTYPVAAVGREAGFKEIVRLLQDRRVSALPVLDGEGRVVGVVSEADLLPKEEFRDSDPDRYTQLRRLSDLAKAGGSTAADLMTSPALTTRPDATSAQAARIMAHARVKRLPVVNEQGMLEGIVSRADLLKVFLRADDEIAEEVRREVVAPLFPPPGSTIRVEVHDGVARLAGRVRDTSLIPVAARLVRAVEGVVDVDFDLEGRGSSEATATEGSVPPRP; encoded by the coding sequence GTGAACGGCACCCCGCACACCGTCAGCGACGTCATGACGTACCCGGTCGCCGCCGTGGGACGCGAGGCGGGCTTCAAGGAGATCGTGCGGCTGCTGCAGGACCGGAGGGTCAGCGCCCTGCCCGTCCTCGACGGCGAGGGACGCGTCGTCGGTGTCGTCTCCGAAGCCGATCTGCTGCCCAAGGAGGAGTTCCGCGACAGCGACCCCGACCGGTACACCCAGCTGCGCCGTCTGTCGGATCTAGCGAAGGCCGGTGGCTCGACCGCGGCGGACCTGATGACCTCCCCGGCACTCACCACCCGACCGGACGCGACGTCGGCCCAGGCCGCCCGCATCATGGCGCACGCCAGGGTCAAACGGCTGCCGGTGGTGAACGAGCAGGGCATGCTGGAGGGCATCGTCAGCAGAGCCGACCTGCTGAAGGTGTTCCTGCGCGCCGACGACGAGATCGCCGAGGAGGTGCGGCGCGAGGTCGTGGCCCCCCTGTTCCCACCGCCCGGGTCGACGATCCGGGTCGAGGTCCACGACGGGGTCGCCAGGCTCGCCGGACGCGTCCGGGACACCTCCCTGATCCCCGTGGCCGCCCGCCTGGTCCGCGCCGTGGAAGGCGTGGTGGACGTGGACTTCGACCTGGAGGGGCGCGGCTCGTCCGAGGCGACGGCCACAGAGGGCTCCGTTCCGCCGCGCCCCTGA
- a CDS encoding cyclic nucleotide-binding domain-containing protein translates to MIATPTPSMLRALPADHRQRLMRVAREVSFPQGTRLFEEGGRADRFWIIRTGSIDLDMRVPGRRPAVIETLRHNELIGWSWLFSPHAWHLGAETTTPVRAYEFDATAVRLMCQEDPALGRSVTQWVGDVLAHRLHSARTRLLDLYAPYGAGGSLV, encoded by the coding sequence ATGATCGCCACGCCCACTCCCAGCATGCTGCGCGCCCTGCCCGCCGACCACCGGCAGCGGCTGATGCGCGTCGCCCGAGAGGTGTCCTTCCCCCAGGGAACGCGTCTGTTCGAGGAGGGTGGCCGGGCCGACCGGTTCTGGATCATCCGCACCGGCAGCATCGATCTCGACATGCGTGTTCCCGGCCGCCGTCCGGCCGTCATCGAGACCCTCCGGCACAACGAACTCATCGGCTGGTCCTGGCTCTTCTCCCCGCATGCCTGGCATCTGGGCGCCGAGACGACGACCCCCGTGCGGGCGTACGAGTTCGACGCCACGGCCGTCCGCCTCATGTGCCAGGAGGACCCCGCTCTGGGGCGGTCCGTCACCCAGTGGGTGGGAGACGTGCTCGCCCACCGCCTGCACTCCGCCCGGACACGACTGCTCGACCTGTACGCCCCCTACGGTGCCGGCGGCAGCCTCGTCTGA